Part of the Pseudomonadota bacterium genome is shown below.
CATCTGGGCGGCCTGCACAGCCGCGGTGCCCGAGGCGACGGCGGGGGGCTTGGCGGGGTTGGGGATCATGATGAGGCCCGCGGGAATCATGTCGGGCAGCGCCTGCGCGGCCTGGAGGATGCCCTGTGCGACCTGCAGGAGCATCTGGCCGGCCTGCACGCCCGCCTGCCCCTTCTGCACGTCCTGGGCGGCCTTCGCCAGGTTGTTCATGTCGAGGCCCAGGATCTTCTGGTCGCTGCTCTTGACGCCCTTCAGGCGCTGGTCTTCGGCCTTTGCGGCTTCGACCTGCCCCCCCGCCTGGTCGACACCGGAGAGCTGCTGGCCGAGGTTCTGCTGGCTGTTCGACACTGCCTCGGCGGCCTGGCTGCGGGCGTCGGCGTTGCGGCCGAGGTCGGTCTGGATCTGTGCGCCCTCGGCGTTCAGCGTGCCCAGCGACTGGCCCGCCTCGGCGGCCTTGCGCGTGGCTTCGTTCTTTGCCGACTCCTGGTTGTTGATCTCGTTCTGGATCTGCGTCTGGGCCTGGCCGTCGCTCTTCTTCACCGACAGCTCGGTCTGGGTGTTGCCGCGCACGGCGTGGAGGGCGTCGGCGTTGGCGCCGTTCGAGGCCATCGGCGCGCCGCCGCCGACCTGGGGCAGGTTGCCCGTGCTGCCCTCGCTGCGGTCGAGGGGATTCTTCTTGTCGTCGCGGCCGCGGCCGCGGAGCAGGTCTTGAAGGCTGGAGAGGCCCGCGCCCGGACGACCCGCGGCGTTCATCGGGTTGCCGTTGCCGAGGCCACCGGTCGCACCACCGAAGGGCTTGCCGCCGCCATCCTGGGGGTCACCCGCGGTCTTCTGGCTCTGGATCTGCTGGGTCTGCTTCTGGTAGGCGGCCAGATCGTTCTTGAACTGCTCGGTGGCGCCCTTGCTCTTCTCGGTGTGCGCGTTGCCACGGTCGCGGACGTCCCAGCCCACGCCGGTCTTCTCTTCGTCGCTCTCACCGCCGCCCGCGGGAGGCGCGGCGGGGGCCTGCTGGGGCTTGGGGGCCTCGGTCTTGGCTGCCTGGGCCTTCGGCGCGTCATCGCTCTGCGCCATCGAGAGGAACGAGCCGACGAGGGGGTGGCTGTCGCCATCTTCCTCTTCCTCGCCGCTGAGGCTCAGACCGCCTGTCATCGCGGGCGACCACAGCTTCTGTCCCTGCGACACAAGCGACGTGCGCTCGGTGCCGTGGACGCTGTTGTGGCTGTAACCGGTGCGGATGGCTTGCATTTTCCGTTCCCCCTGGTCTCTTGTCTGGGGGGTTTGAGCGGCGGTTGCACCCGGATTGCGTTTTGAGATGTAAACGTTTTGCGCGATTATTGTTAAAAATTTGGTTCAGTGCACGGGTACGTCGACGCGACTCGGCGCCGGCCGCAGGACTTCTCCCCCCTGTCTGTGTACCTTTCGCCCTGACAAGAGGTAAGGGAGGGCGCCGTGAAGAGGTTGTTGCTTGCCGGGGCTGTCTGGTTCGGCCTCTCCGTGGCCGCGTCGGGCCAGGTGCCCACGGGCGCTTCGACCACGCCGTCGTCGCCTGTCGCGCCTGCGTCTTCCCCTTCCCCTGCTCCCACAGGTCGCGTGCGCACCGCGAGAGCCGCCCGGGAAGCGCAGGCGCTTCCGCGGAGGGGGGGGCTCTCTCCCGGCACCCCGTCGCCCTGGGGAATTCCCCCTGAGATACTGGGGCGCGCCTCGCACGGGGCGTTCTGGTATGTCCAGCAGGTGGTCACTGCGGCGTCGATGTCGTTCTCGCCCGTCGCTGAAGCGCGCAAGGTCGCGTTCGCGTCAACCATTCCGCTGCGCTCAGATCGCCTGGCCCTGGGAACGCGGGTGTCCATCCCGGTGGGCGGGAGCCCGAGCAACGGCGTCACGGGCAGCAGCTTCCAGCTGGCCCGAGGGGGATCGGCCACCACGAGCCTGGTGTACGGGCTGGCCTTCCCGCTGGGCGAGGGGAAGGTCGTGTCGGTGGACGCGATCACCTACGCCCGGGGGGGCAACGATCTGCTCGCGCGCAGCTGGGGCGCGACCCTGCCGTACGGCGCCTTCGTCGATCACAGCCGCGTGACCGCGTACTCGATTCCCGGCTTCTCGACCCAGCTCGGACGGGTGACCTATCTCGGCGAGGGGCTGAGGCATCGGCTGCGCGCGGTGGTGGGAGACTACGTGCCGGTGATCTATTCCCCCGTCGAGGGGGCACGCGAGCGCAACTTCATCGACCTCGGCAACCTCACGTTCCGCCCCTTCCAGGCCAATCTCTCCATCCTGGGGTTTGGCACGACCTACCCCTTCGATGTCCAGTTCGGACCGTCGAGACCGGCGGTGCGAGGCGCCGATGTCTACCTGCTGAGCGGCGACATCGAGCTCGAGCTGCTCTCTGCCCACCAGGAGACCCATCCCAGCGAGCCCAGCGACAGGTACCAGTACCGCGCCTCTGTCGGTGGACGTGCGGCGATTCAGAAGCCCGATTGGGGAATCGGGGTGTCGGCGTTCAACATGTACGGTGACAACCTCAGGGTGCCGACAGACCCCACCCGCGGAATCGTGGCGGGCGGGCACGAGTTCCTCTGGGCCCTCGATGGGTCGTCGAAGCTGGTGGGTGACCTGAGCGTGTTCGGCGCGTTTGCCTCGAGTCGCTTCGACCGCAATGGCGTTGCGTTCAGCAAGGAAAGCGACGCGGTTGTGGCCGGCCTCGTGCAGCGCGGCTGGCCGGGCAGGCAGGGCGAGGTGCGCCTGCAGTACCAGTCCATCGGACCGAACTACGAAGACCTCAACGTGCGCAACCAGGTCTACATGCCGGCCAACTACGCTGTCTGGAACCTCAGCGCGCGCTACCCGTTCCGAGGGGGGGGCCTGACAGGCAGCGTGCGCCAGCTCGGCCAGCGCAACCCTGGGCTCGTGGCACGTGACGCGTATGCCAATGCCGACGTCTTCTTCCCCTCGAATGCCGCGAACCAGGTCCGGGGCCAGATTCTCGACTGGCTCGTCACGGCGGACGTGGCCATTCCCAAGACCCCATGTCGTCTCTATGCCTCGTGGGAGGAGGTGTCATTCGACCGCGGAGCAACCCCTGGCCTCGCGAATTCGGCGACCCGGCGCTCGGTGGGTCAGCAGACGGCCATGCTGCGCATCGAGGCGAGTCCGCAGGTGATGGTCGACGTGGGCGTGGTCCACTTCCAGAGCGGGGGAACCCTGGGGACGTTCAATCGTGACGTGCTCCTCAACGAGAAGCAGACCGTGCCGCGCGTTTCGGTGACCTGGTCTGCGGGGCGCGATCTGAGTGCGTACCTCGCTGTGCAGCGGTTCACGCACGTCGACGGCCTGTCGATCTCGAGAGGTCTCAACAACTACAATGCCGACACGGTGCTGCTCGAGGTTCAGTCGCGCTGGGGGGGGCGGCTGTAGCGCTTGCGTGGCCCGCGCGACCCGGCGCACCGCTTGATGCGCTCCAGCGAGTGGTGGTCGGGTTCCGCTCTCAGGCGCTGAGCGACATCTCGACGTGGGGGGTCAATGGTTCGTCGACCACGTTCGAGTCGACCGAGCTCTGGGCCAGGGCGAAGCGCAGCCAGCCATCGACCGTGGGCTCGTAGCCGTCTGCGACCCAGTCGAGATGCGCGTCGAAGGTCACGGTGATCGGTCCGGTGATGTGCTCTCCGCTGCGGATCCAGGTCGGCCAGTCGCGGTTGTAGGTGTGCGTGCGGGCCTGCGTCGCATCGTGGCCGGGCAGCACCCAGGTGTCGGCCTGGAAGGCCAGCAGCTCTTCGAGATCAGCGTCAGCGGGAAGGTCGAACTGCTCCCTCACGAAGGCGTGCAGCTCTTCGACGAAGCGGTGTGCGCGGGTGAGCACGTCGTAGGCCACCGTCTTGTGGAGCTGCATGTCGAGCCCGTCCCACGTCGTGCTGGCGCCTGACCATGCGATCTGGTCTGCGTATGAGGGCCCGGCCATCATGCGCTCCCACACGCTGGCGATGACGTTCGCCATGACCCCTTCGTTGGCGAGCTGCCAGCGCATGAGGGCATCGTAGAACACGCCGCCGCCGTATCCCGTGAGGCGCTGCACGTGCGCGCGCAGCGGGCGGGTGATGCCGTACACCTCGAGGGCGTTCACCACGGCGACGAACAGCTTGGCTTCCGCCACGTCGAGCTCGCTCATGGTGTTGGTGGCCAGCACGGTCTCGATCTTCTCGTCGAGGAGCTCCGGGTCGTCAGCGCGCAGGCCGCGCTGCGGATCGAGAGACGAGATCACGGTCTTGAGCCCCCATCGCTCGCGATACTCCGGCTTCGCCATGGGGGCGTTGGGGAGGATGGTGCACGGGTAGATGCGGATTCGCTTCACGTGCGGCCACGACGCAAGATCGGCGTACCCTTCCTTGAATGAGTCGGTGGTCTCGCCGGGGAGCGGGATGATGAGATCGGGGCTCAGGGAGTAGCCGCTCTTGAAGTAGGTGTCGGAGAGGCTTCGGTAGCCCTCGAGCGGGATGTTCTTTCGCCCGATGGCCTCGAGCGATTCGTTGCTGAGGGTCTGCAGCGAGAAGTTGACGTTGAAGCCTTCGGTGTCGAACCCCTCATCGTGGATGATCTGGTTGATGCGGAAGGCGCGGTCCTTGTTGTTCTTGGCGAACCCCAGGGGGTAGAAGGCCTGGGGGAAGCCGGTGCGGCGCTTGAGGTCGGCTACGTACTCCATGATCTTGATATCGCGCTCGAAGACCCCGAAGTTCGAGTCGTTGAGGATGACGGTCGTGATGCCGTTGGCCGAGATCCAGTCGAGCTCGCCGCGCACCCAGTCCTCGGAGTGCTGACGGATCTTGCTCATGGTGCTCATGCCCCAGTCGCAGAAGGTGCACGAGTAGGGGCATCCTCGCGAGGTCTCGAGCGATGCGAGCACATGCACCGGCATCTCGTCGCGCAAGGCCTCTATCTCTTCCATGAACGCATTGAAGTAGCCGCTCTGATAGGGGCCAGGCACGTCGAGCACCTTCATGCGCTCGGCGGGCGCGGTGAACACCTGTCGACCGTCGCGCACATAGCTCACGCCGCGCACGCTGGCCAGGTCGGGCTCGGGCTCGTTCAGCGCCCGCAGGAGATCCCGGAAGGTCTGCTCACCCTCACCGTGCACGCATACATCGACAAAGGGGTGGCGCTCGAAGAAATCGCTGGGCTCGTTGGGGACGTGCGGACCACCGAACACGACCCGGCAGGCCGGCCACTGCGTCTTGATGGCCTCGGCGAGACGAATCGAGTTCTGGAAGTTCCAGACGTAGACGCTGAAGCCCACGAGGTCTGGCGGGTCGAAGCGCGCCATCATCTTCTCGACGCCCTGCATGCGCCACACCGCGGGACCGAAGCGCCACGTCGTGCGGAGGTCTTCGTGCTGATCGATGTAGGCGCGCAGCATGCCGTCGATGTAGGGGACGTAGACGGTGGGAGCGGGCATCTCGAGGCGCTGCAGGTTTACGATGTAGGCGCGCTTCATTCGTCCGGCCCTCCTTGGTTCTCGTGATGGGTCTGAGTCGGGGCGAAGGCTGATTTGCACGCCCCATCGTGGCGTGCTCGGTGAAGATTCGACGCAGACCCAGGGGCATGTCCTGTTCGGGGCCCGTGCGAACGGGTATCACGAGAGAGGGTGCCCGTCCGGATGTGTCGACCGCCGGTGCTCGTGGCGACGCGGATGTGGACCTGGCACAGAGCCATCGCGGTTCGAGGGAGACGGGAATGGAACGCACCAGCAAGAGCAACGGAGATGGGCTTGCCTCGCCGGGCGATCGCCTGAGGGTGGCGCTGCGCGATGTGGGCGATGTGATGCGCGGCGCGGCAGCCGATGCGAGAGCGGGTGCGTGTGCCCGCCTCGATCACGACCGCCGCCAGGTTGCGCGTGGCCTCGAAGAGGTGGGACGCGTGCTCGATCAGGCCACAGACCTCCTTCGTGAGGATGGGCATGTCGGGGTGGCGCTCGGGACGCGACGCCTCGCCGCCGGACTTGATCGGGCGGCGGCCTGGACGGCATCACGGTCGCTCGAAGACATCGGTTCTGCCATCGGAGCACTTGCTCGTCGCAGGCCGTGGCTGATGGCCGGCGCATGCATTGCCGTGGGCTTTGCCACCGGAAGGATGCTGCTGTCTGGCGAGGGCGTGAAACCCCATTAGGGCTGGTATTCTTGGCACGGACGGCAACGAACGCATTCGCTCGAGGAGGTCCATCTCATGACGGCAGCCCAGACGACACCACTTGCCCCACTCTCCATGCCGGAAGCGCTTCGTTTCCTCTCGCACCCCCTTGGAATCGCCCTGGCGGGGTTCGGAGCCGGTTTCTCGATGGCGATGCTGCTGCCCGTGGGGCGTCTCGATGCCAGCGCCACGTTGCGCCAGCTGGCCAGCGAGGCGGCGGAGGTGGCGCGGCAGACCCTTGCCCCGCCTCCGCAGGATGAGGTTCAGGGCGACCGTGTGGCTTCGGTCGCCGCAGAGCAGCCCGAGCACCCCTACGACGCCCTCCCTCGAGAGTTCCCCTACGAAGAACCCGTGGCCCTGCTGCGTCGCTTGAGCTTGCACGACCGGGACGAAGAGGAGCCCATCGTCGACCTGCGCAACGACGTGGTGGGCGACGAGCACCCGTTCTGATCAGAGACGGGCGGAGGAGGAGAGGCATGGTCTTCTTGAATCGCCCCTGAGTGACGCATCTCGACGATCGCAACGACCTCCCCCGCAGCCTGGGGTTCTTCGACACCACCACCACGGTGGTGGGCGCCATCATCGGAACGGGCATCTTCCTGAAGGCTTCCGCCATCAGCCAGCTGCTCCCCAATCCCTGGCACGTGGCGCTGCTCTGGGCGGTGGCGGGGGCGTTGTCACTGTTCGGCGCGCTGGTGATCACCGAGCTTGGGGGGATGTACCCCCATTCGGGCGGCCTCTACCTCTACCTCACCGAGGCCTTCGGACCATTCGTCGGATTTCTCTTCGGGTGGGCGATGCTCGCCCTGATACAGACCGGGTCGCTGTCGGGCATTGCCGCGGGCGTGATGCAGGCCACCAGCACCCTTCTCGAGCGCTTCGGTCACGCGCCGCTCGCCGCCGACGAGCAGATGATCGGCGCCATGGACATCGTCATGCTGCTCACCCTCATCAACTGCGTGAGCGTGCGTGCAGGCGCCAGCGTGCAGAACTTCCTGACCGTCTTGAAGAGCCTCGGACTCGTGGTGCTCCTCGCGGGCATCGCCCTGGGGGGGAAGGCCAGCACCGCCAACTGGGCGGCCGGACCGCCCAACACGCATCTGGCGCTGGGGGCGGCCTTCGGACTGGCCATGATCAAGGCGCTGTGGGTGTACGACGGCTGGATCGACGTCAGCTTCATCGCGGGCGAGGTCGAGAACCCGCAGCGCAACCTGCCTCGCGCCATGCTGTTTGGCATGGGGTTCATCATCGCCATCTACGTCGCCATCAACGCGGGTTTCCACCTGCTGATGCCGGTGGCCGACGTGCAGACCTCGAAGACCGTTGCAGCTTCGGCGGCGGGTGTTCTGGCGGGCGGCGGCGCGGTGCTCGCCATGTCGGTGGTCATCGTGCTCTCGTCGCTCGGCGGCCTGAATACCTCGCTCCTGACGGGGGGGCGCGTCTACTTCGCCATGGCGCGGGAGGGCATGTTCTTCTCTTCGGTGGGGGCCATCCATCCGCGGTTCCTCACGCCCCACGTCTCCCTCATCCTGCAGGGGATCTGGTCGTGCGGGCTGCTGCTCGCGTGGTCGCAGTTCGAGCGCATCACCGACAACGTCATCTTCTGCTACTGGATCTTCTACGCCCTGGGCGGAGTCGCCATGATGGTGCTTCGGGTCCGGCGTCCCCATGCCGAGCGCCCGTACGTCTGTCCCGGCTATCCCCTGGTGCCCATCGCGTTCGTTCTGCTGTCTGCGGCGCTCATCGTGAACACCATCATCGAGCAGCCCGTCGACTCGGCCCAGGGGCTCGCGCTGCTGGCCAGCGGCGCGCTGCTGTACCCCTTGTTCCGGCGGGGCCCTGACGATGCGGGCGACGCCCCTTCCGAGGGTCAGTCTCCCGTGTAGTGCCAGAGGGCCAGACCGGCGGCGACGGCGACGTTGAGGCTGCTCTTGACGCCCCGCATGGGGATGTGGACGTGGTCGTCACAGGCGTCGAGCACCTCGGGGGAGACGCCCTCCACCTCGTTGCCCATCACGAGCAGCGCTCTGGGGGGGCGGCAGGCCTGACGCAGGGGAACGGCGCGCGTGGTCGACTCGAGGGCCACCACCCGACACCCGTGCGCCCTTGCCGCGGTGATGACGGGCAGGGCGCTCACCGCGTATGACCATGGCACGGACGCATGCGCCCCCAGGGCCGTGCGCACGATCTGCCCCTGGGGAGGCGTGCCGCTGATTCCCGTGAGGAACAGGTGCGCGCCTCCCAGGCCATCGAGGGTGCGGAAAAAGCTGCCGATGTTGAAGAGCGAGCGCACGTCTTCAGCCAGGAGGTACACGCCGTCTCTCCAGGCCACAGAACGGTCTCCTGCCTCGGCGGCCCGGCGGCGCATGGCCTCCTCGTGCTGACGCCGTCGCGGGCGAACCGTCGCCCCACAGGTGGGACAGCGGGTGGCTCGGGCGTCGGGGGCGGCTTCGAAGGGGGTCGAGCAGCAGGGGCACAGACAATCTTCAATCCGGAACGTCAAATTTACATCCTCGCAACAACTTCCCTCCGTGGGTGTGCTATCATTACGTCAACAAGGAATGGGCTGCCTGTCCGGCGTCCCCCCCGCATCTCTGTGGGAGCGACCGGCAGGGGAGCGGCGCGTGCGCCGTGAGGACGTATCCAGGCGGCGCGTGATGCGCTCACTGCCGTCGACCACCCCTTGAGCGAGAGAGAGTTCTTGATGCAGGTCTCGATCAACCAGACGCTTTCGTCATCGGGCAATCGGGTCTTTCCAGGGTCGGAGCCACCTTCCACGCCGTCGGCTCCCGTTGTGGGCGACGCCGTCGAGCTCTCCCGTGCCGCGGGCGCATCGCCCAGCGCGGCAGACGCCAAAGCCACCCCCTACATCATCACGCCGCCCGAGGGAGGCAAGCCGCTCTCGCGCGAGGGCCTGCAGCGCCTTCTCAGCCAGAACGGCCTGCGCGGCAGCGTGCTCACCGACGAGATCCCGCTCACCGGAAGCATCACCGGTCGCCTCGACCGCGCCACCGTCGCCTTTCTCGAGAAGCAGGGCTACGTTCTCATCTCTGACGAGACCCAGAAGTTCATCCTTCCGCACCCGAACGATCAGAAGCGTCAGGGCACCCACTTCGACGACGGCAAGGTGGCGACGCCCCCCTCGCCCGAGCCTCGCCCCGCGCAGACCGAGTCTCGCTTTGACGCCGAGATGCTGCAGCGCTTCACCGGCAAGGGCGTGAACATCGCCTTCCTCGACACGGGTGTCTACCCGCACCCTGATTTCACCCGCCCCAACGACCGCATCGTCGCCTTCGTCGACTTCGTCAACGGGCGCTCGGTCCCGTACGACGACAACGGCCACGGCACCCACGTGGCGGGTGACGCGGCGGGCAACGGCGCCATGTCCGAAGGCCTGTTCCGCGGCCCGGCGCCCGGCGCCGGCATCATCGGGGTGAAGGTTCTCAACAGCAAGGGGGGCGGGCGCACCTCCGACATCCTCAAGGGCATCAACTGGGTCATCGAGAACCGCGAGAAGTACAACATCCGCGTTCTCAACATGTCGCTGGGCAACCGCGCGTCGGTGAACGCCCAGAGCGACCCCATCTACCAGGCCGTCGACCGCGCCGTGGAAGCGGGCATCGTGGTGGTGGCGGCAGCGGGCAATGAAGGGCCCGAGCCGCACAGCATCAACACCCCCGGAGACAACCCCAACGTCATCACGGTGGGGGCCTACGACGACAACAACACGGCCGAGCCGAGCGACGACCGCATCCCGGACTTCTCTTCTCGCGGGCCCACGTACGCCAACATCGCCAAGCCCGACATCCTTGCCCCTGGCGAGGCCATCATCGGCCCCAACGCGCCCGTGTCTCCCACCGAGGAGCAGGCCCGCAAGTACGAGCAGATCAACCAGACGCTGCAGTGGCTGCGCGGCCTCGACGACGCCTCTCTCCTGCGCGTGCCTGAAGACATGCTTCGCCTCATCGGGCTCACCGACGAGACCCTGCAGAAGATCAAGGACTCTCCCGCCCAGGCGCGCACGGAGATCGAGCGTCTCATCGCGGCCACCGATCGCACGCCCCTGGTCGACACCAGCTACGTCGGCACCCCGGGCACCTCGGTGGCGGCCCCCATCGTCTCGGGCGTGGTGGCCGAGATGCTCGAGGCCAACCCTGAGCTGACACCCGCAGAGGTCAAGAGCATCCTTCGTGACACTGCGCGACCGCTGCCTCGGTATGGTGCTTTCTCGCAGGGTGCGGGTGCCATCAACCCGGAGGACGCCGTGGCGGCCGCCTACGCGAAGAGCCCGGCGGGCAGCCAGATGACCCTCGACGAGGCCACCGCAAGCTGAATGTCAGCCCCTGTTTCGAGGTGAGCCGATCGTGAGCATGCGCTGCCCGGCCTGCAAGACCAAGACGTTGCAGCCCTATCGCGACAGTGCCATCGGTCTCGAGATCGACGCCTGCACCGAGTGCAACGGCCTGTGGTTCGATCCGAAGGAGCTCACGACGTTTCTGCAGAGCGACGCAATGAAGCGGCGCTTTCTCTGGGCAGACGCGGTTCCCGCGGAGAGCGTGGGATATGTGATCAACACCACCCGTCGTCGCTGTCCACGCGACGAGTCGGGCATGAACGAGAAGATCTATGCGGGCATCACCCTCGATTTCTGCCCGCAGTGCAAGGGCCTCTGGTTCGACGACGGTGAGGTGCGCCAGGTCATGGAGCGCTACAAGCGCGGCATGGCGAGTGGTGACGCCGATGTCGCCAAGGAGATGCGCGCGGGCATGAGCGGTCGCAAGGCGTCGTCTGAGGGTGGGGGCCTGGGTGGTTTCGTGGAGTTCCTTCGCGGGCTTGTGAGCGCCAGCTGATCGCGTGGCGCTGACGCCGCCTCGCGATGCCTGCCTCAGGGGCGGCGCTAGGCCCGCGTGGGTCGAATGATCCGGATGGCGCCCGCCAGCATCTCGATGGTCGCGGGCATGCGGCAGAAGAACTCGCCGTCGGCGTGCAGCAGCACCTTCGAGTGCCCGGTCACCAGCACCTTGCTCGCCGTGCGCGTGCTGTCGCGCTCGAGCTCGCAATGACGTCCGGACAAGATGCGTGGCAGCTCGGCGAGCATGTGGAGGCGACCGCGCCAGGTCCGAGAGATCACGTGGAACAGCTTGTCGTCGAGAAGGGCTTCCGGAGCGACCGGGAACGCGGCGCAGAAGGCAGGCGTGTTCGCCACCAGAAGCTGCGTGCACCGCTCCCAACGGTCAGTGGTCGAGAACCGGAACTTCACGGGGTGGAGCCGAAATTTCAGCAGCGCGCTGACGGCGGCCATGGCGCCGAGGGGAATCTTCTGCGGCCCGGCGACATCGACGCTGTCGGCAAACGCCAAGGCGTCGATGCCCACCCCCACCACCTCTTTGAAGACAAAGCTGGTGGCGGGGCTGCGACTGATCACCCTCCCCAGATCGACAGGGGCCGGCGTTCCGCTCTCGATGACGCTGCAGGCTTCTGCCACGTCGGTGGGGATGCCGAGCGATCGGGCGAAGTTGTTGAACGTGCCGATGGGAATGATGCCCAGTGCGGGCCCCTGCGCGGAGGAGCCGGTGTCGACCAGGGCGCGGATCACGACGCCAACGGTGCCGTCTCCTCCGGCCACGACGATTCTCTCGAAGCCTTCATCGGCGGCGGCGCGCGCGCGCGTGCTCATGGCTGCCGGCCCTTCGACTGTCTCGAGGGTTGCTCCGGCGAGGTGCGTCTTTATCGCGTCGTTGAGCCCCGGATGCTTGCGCGAGACACGGGGGTTGGAGAGGACGAGGATGCGGCTCGGCTCGCGCTCTGCGCTCACGGCTACTTCCCGCTCGGCATTCTGACCTCGATGCCGAAGACCTGTTCTCCCAGGCAGAGAAAGCGGATGCCTTCTTTCGGATAGTTGACGTCAGGGCCGTACTTGCCCTCTTTCACCACGCCCGTTCCGTAGGCGGTCTGGACCTCTGAGATCTTCGAGTCGACGCTCAGGCCGTTGGGGGTGCGATAGGTCGAGCTCAAGACCATGATGCTGCTGACCTTGCCCGAGCGCACGAGAATCGTGAGCTTCTGCTTGAAGTACTGCAGCACGGTGAGGCTTGTCTTTCCTTCTTGAACGGGCACAGATGGGTCGCCGCTCTCGGCGGCCGGGCCGCGCAGCTGTGGCTTGCCGAGAATGCCGGCGACCTGCTCCTCGGTCATGCCGAGATGCAACGGCCCCACGGATACGCCCGGCACGATGGTGCTGGCGTCATCGGCCAGGGCCGCGCGCACGGGGAGCAGCGCGACGATCAGGACGAGCGCGAGAAGGGAGAGGCGGAGGCGGGACATGGATGCATCACTCCAGTAGGTGTGGATACGACGTGTCGCTTGGGTTGCGCAGTTGTTGGCCAGCAGGCGGGCTCAGACCTTCCTGGCGGTCGCCCGATCACGCTTCGCGTGCCGAAGGGCTACAGTGACTTCACGGTGATGGTGCTCGTTCCTTGCACGCTGCGCACCTCGCTTGTCACCGAATCGTTGGAGATGGTCATCGTCAGGTCTGCACCGGCTCCCCCAGAGCTGTCGAACACCTGGATGACCTTGCCCGCCACGCCCTTGTCGTAGAGCCTCACGTACCATGGGTTCGTATTGATGTTCGACGCGACCCATGAATCGAGATCGGCGGTGAGCTGGACCTGCCCCTTCATCGGGTCGAGCGAGATGTTCCCCTTCTTTGTGTTGCCCTGGAAGAGCTGGGCCTCATCGAAATTGACGCTCGCGCTCGTCGCGGCCGCGTTGGTCAGGGTGGTCTGCGTCCCCGTCGGGGCAAAGGCGCGCGCCTGGCTGGAGGCGTCGCTGAGGATGGACTTGACGCGGTTTGCGTCGGCGCCCACCGAGGTGTTGCTGTTGGCACGTCGCATGTACGTCACGCCGATTGCCATGATCACGGCGGCGATGGCAATGACCGAGATGAGCTCGATGAGGGTGAATCCTCTGCGCACACGCATGCGGGCTTCTGTCGACTCCTGTCTGTCAGTGGGTCTTCTGTGTGTGGTTCCACGCGCGCAGGTCTCGCGCCTGCCGATGCCGAGCGGCCGGGGCTTGAAGGGGCCGCGCCGTGCCGGAGGACTCCGACGGTGCTTCGAGTATATAGGCGAATGAAGCATCGAGTCGAGATCGGCGGCAAGACCCACGAAGTAGAGACGCTGACCTCACGCCACGTCCGCGTAGACGGAGAAGACCTCTTCCTCGAGATCGCCGAGGGTCACGTGCTGCACGAGGGGCGCTCCTTTCGGGCGCACGTGCGCCGTGATCCGAAGGGAGCCCCCATCGCGGTGGTGGTCGAGGGGGTCGAGGT
Proteins encoded:
- a CDS encoding amino acid permease, which codes for MTHLDDRNDLPRSLGFFDTTTTVVGAIIGTGIFLKASAISQLLPNPWHVALLWAVAGALSLFGALVITELGGMYPHSGGLYLYLTEAFGPFVGFLFGWAMLALIQTGSLSGIAAGVMQATSTLLERFGHAPLAADEQMIGAMDIVMLLTLINCVSVRAGASVQNFLTVLKSLGLVVLLAGIALGGKASTANWAAGPPNTHLALGAAFGLAMIKALWVYDGWIDVSFIAGEVENPQRNLPRAMLFGMGFIIAIYVAINAGFHLLMPVADVQTSKTVAASAAGVLAGGGAVLAMSVVIVLSSLGGLNTSLLTGGRVYFAMAREGMFFSSVGAIHPRFLTPHVSLILQGIWSCGLLLAWSQFERITDNVIFCYWIFYALGGVAMMVLRVRRPHAERPYVCPGYPLVPIAFVLLSAALIVNTIIEQPVDSAQGLALLASGALLYPLFRRGPDDAGDAPSEGQSPV
- a CDS encoding TrmH family RNA methyltransferase, with product MRRRAAEAGDRSVAWRDGVYLLAEDVRSLFNIGSFFRTLDGLGGAHLFLTGISGTPPQGQIVRTALGAHASVPWSYAVSALPVITAARAHGCRVVALESTTRAVPLRQACRPPRALLVMGNEVEGVSPEVLDACDDHVHIPMRGVKSSLNVAVAAGLALWHYTGD
- a CDS encoding prepilin-type N-terminal cleavage/methylation domain-containing protein, with product MLHSPIYSKHRRSPPARRGPFKPRPLGIGRRETCARGTTHRRPTDRQESTEARMRVRRGFTLIELISVIAIAAVIMAIGVTYMRRANSNTSVGADANRVKSILSDASSQARAFAPTGTQTTLTNAAATSASVNFDEAQLFQGNTKKGNISLDPMKGQVQLTADLDSWVASNINTNPWYVRLYDKGVAGKVIQVFDSSGGAGADLTMTISNDSVTSEVRSVQGTSTITVKSL